From Halotia branconii CENA392, the proteins below share one genomic window:
- a CDS encoding zinc metalloprotease HtpX, translated as MTNQLKTAALLAALSGLLIAISYWVIGGTGGLVIGIGLAAVTNLFSWYQSDKIALGVYRAQPVTQAQAPGLYRIVQRLSDRANIPMPGIYIVPSQNANAFATGRDPEHAAVAVTEGILNILPEDELEGVIAHELTHIINRDTLTQAVAATVAGAVSFLAQMLSYSLWFGGAGSRDNNRGGNPLGVLLTVILAPLAATVIQLAISRTREFSADAGAAKLTGNPRALARALQRLEATARQMPLNANPAFEPLLIIHPISGQFMGNLFSSHPPTEVRIEELLKLEQQLPTTAY; from the coding sequence ATGACAAATCAATTGAAAACAGCTGCTTTGTTAGCTGCGCTGAGTGGTCTTTTGATTGCCATTAGTTACTGGGTAATAGGTGGAACTGGTGGCTTGGTTATAGGAATTGGTTTAGCAGCAGTAACCAATCTATTTTCTTGGTATCAATCAGATAAGATTGCCTTAGGAGTTTACCGCGCTCAACCTGTGACTCAAGCACAAGCGCCGGGACTTTATCGCATCGTGCAGAGATTGAGCGATCGCGCTAATATTCCTATGCCAGGAATTTATATTGTTCCTAGTCAAAATGCTAACGCTTTTGCCACAGGGCGCGATCCAGAACACGCGGCTGTTGCAGTCACCGAAGGCATTTTAAATATTTTGCCAGAGGATGAACTAGAAGGCGTTATTGCTCATGAACTCACCCACATTATTAATCGTGACACCTTAACCCAAGCTGTTGCTGCTACAGTTGCAGGTGCTGTTTCCTTTTTGGCACAAATGCTGAGTTATAGTTTGTGGTTTGGTGGTGCAGGATCACGAGATAACAATAGAGGTGGAAATCCTTTAGGAGTATTGTTAACAGTAATTCTCGCACCATTAGCCGCTACAGTGATTCAGTTAGCAATCTCGCGCACACGGGAATTTTCTGCTGATGCTGGTGCTGCTAAATTAACTGGTAATCCCCGCGCTTTAGCTAGGGCTTTGCAAAGACTAGAAGCGACAGCGCGACAAATGCCTTTGAATGCTAACCCGGCCTTTGAACCCTTATTAATTATTCATCCCATCTCTGGACAATTTATGGGTAACTTGTTCTCTAGTCACCCTCCTACCGAAGTTAGAATTGAAGAATTATTGAAGTTAGAACAACAATTACCGACAACAGCTTACTAA
- a CDS encoding GlsB/YeaQ/YmgE family stress response membrane protein: protein MNIIAWIILGLLAGAIGKAIYPGRQGGGILSTMILGIVGAFIGGSVFTLLQTGTLQLTAASLSIGGLVVAIIGAMIAIFLWGLLSRSSNA, encoded by the coding sequence ATGAATATTATTGCTTGGATAATTTTGGGACTTTTAGCTGGTGCGATTGGTAAAGCTATCTATCCAGGAAGACAAGGTGGTGGAATTTTATCCACAATGATCCTAGGTATTGTAGGTGCTTTCATTGGTGGTAGCGTATTTACATTACTACAGACGGGTACATTGCAACTAACAGCTGCTAGTTTAAGTATTGGTGGTTTAGTCGTGGCTATTATTGGTGCAATGATTGCTATCTTTCTATGGGGATTACTGTCTAGAAGCAGCAACGCCTAA
- a CDS encoding acetolactate synthase large subunit, whose translation MNTADLLVQCLENEGVQYVFGLPGEENLHVLEALKHSSIQFITTRHEQGAAFMADVYGRLTGKAGVCLSTLGPGATNLMTGVADANLDGAPLVAITGQVGTDRMHIESHQYLDLVAMFAPVTKWNKQIVRPSITPEVVRKAFKRSQSEKPGAVHIDLPENIAAMPVEGKPLRKDNSEKTYASFASIRAASAAISQAINPLILVGNGAIRAEASDAVTQFATQMNIPIANTFMGKGVIPYTHQLALWSVGLQQKDFITCGFDNTDLVIAIGYDLIEFSPKKWNPDGKIPIVHIGLSPAEIDSSYIPYAEVVGDISDSLYEILKLADRHAKPDPYAISLRANIRANYEEHAHDDGFPIKPQKLIYDLRQVMGPDDIVISDVGAHKMWIARHYHCHSPNTCIISNGFAAMGIAIPGALAAKLVYPNRKVVAVTGDGGFMMNCQELETALRVGTPFVTLIFNDGGYGLIEWKQENQFGKGNSSFVHFGNPDFVKLAESMGLKGYRVESATDLIPILKEALAQDVPAVIDCPVDYRENHRFTQKAGELSCEL comes from the coding sequence ATGAATACAGCAGATCTACTAGTACAGTGTTTGGAAAATGAAGGGGTGCAATATGTATTTGGACTCCCTGGCGAAGAAAATTTGCACGTTTTAGAAGCACTAAAACATTCTTCGATTCAATTTATTACTACTCGTCATGAACAGGGTGCAGCATTCATGGCGGATGTTTACGGTCGTCTTACAGGCAAAGCCGGAGTGTGTCTTTCGACTCTTGGGCCTGGAGCTACGAATTTGATGACTGGGGTTGCGGATGCTAACTTGGATGGTGCGCCTTTAGTGGCGATTACTGGACAGGTGGGAACAGATCGAATGCACATCGAATCTCACCAATATTTAGATTTGGTAGCGATGTTTGCTCCTGTGACTAAGTGGAATAAACAAATTGTTAGACCAAGTATTACACCAGAAGTTGTGCGAAAAGCATTCAAGCGATCGCAAAGCGAAAAACCAGGTGCAGTACACATCGATTTACCAGAAAATATTGCTGCTATGCCCGTAGAAGGCAAACCTTTACGTAAGGATAATAGCGAAAAAACATACGCATCTTTTGCTAGTATTCGGGCAGCATCAGCGGCAATTTCTCAGGCAATTAACCCATTAATCTTAGTAGGAAATGGAGCAATTCGCGCTGAAGCTAGTGATGCGGTAACGCAATTTGCCACCCAAATGAATATTCCTATTGCCAATACTTTTATGGGCAAAGGTGTAATTCCCTACACTCATCAATTAGCTTTGTGGTCAGTAGGGTTACAGCAAAAAGACTTTATTACTTGTGGTTTTGATAATACAGATTTAGTAATCGCTATTGGCTATGATTTAATTGAATTTTCCCCGAAAAAATGGAATCCCGACGGCAAAATTCCTATAGTGCATATTGGGTTAAGTCCAGCAGAAATTGATAGTAGTTATATTCCCTATGCAGAAGTAGTGGGAGATATTTCTGATTCCCTCTATGAAATCTTAAAATTAGCAGACCGCCATGCTAAACCTGATCCTTATGCAATCAGCTTAAGAGCCAACATTCGTGCTAATTACGAAGAACACGCTCATGATGATGGCTTTCCCATTAAGCCACAAAAGTTAATTTATGACTTGCGGCAGGTCATGGGACCAGATGATATTGTGATTTCTGATGTGGGCGCTCATAAAATGTGGATTGCCCGTCATTATCATTGCCATAGTCCCAATACTTGCATTATTTCTAACGGCTTTGCTGCAATGGGTATTGCGATTCCTGGGGCTTTAGCAGCAAAACTCGTTTATCCTAACCGTAAAGTCGTCGCTGTAACTGGCGATGGCGGTTTTATGATGAATTGCCAAGAATTAGAAACTGCTTTGCGTGTTGGTACTCCCTTTGTCACCTTGATTTTCAATGATGGCGGCTACGGTTTAATTGAATGGAAACAAGAAAATCAATTTGGTAAGGGAAATTCATCCTTTGTACATTTTGGCAATCCTGATTTCGTCAAATTAGCTGAAAGCATGGGTCTAAAAGGCTATCGTGTCGAATCTGCGACTGATTTAATACCTATACTTAAAGAAGCATTAGCTCAAGATGTACCTGCTGTCATCGATTGTCCGGTAGACTACCGCGAAAATCACCGCTTTACGCAGAAAGCTGGCGAATTAAGTTGTGAACTGTAG
- a CDS encoding VOC family protein → MLSSTTSINNFLAPGNLRKVHHIAINVQDMQASRYFYGTILGLHELSGDEVPATLVELVAAGKVANFITPDGTILDLFGTPDLTPPDPNPEKSFTRAYHLAFDIDPQLFEQAVAVIRDNQIAIAHGPVTRPTGKGVYFYDPDGFMIEIRCDPIEE, encoded by the coding sequence ATGCTATCTAGCACCACCTCAATAAACAATTTTCTTGCACCAGGAAACCTGCGTAAGGTACATCACATTGCTATTAACGTCCAAGACATGCAAGCTTCACGCTATTTTTATGGTACTATTTTGGGTTTGCATGAACTTTCTGGCGATGAAGTACCTGCAACTTTGGTTGAACTGGTCGCAGCAGGGAAGGTAGCTAATTTTATTACTCCTGATGGGACAATTTTAGACTTATTTGGGACACCTGATTTAACACCACCAGATCCAAATCCAGAAAAAAGCTTTACTAGAGCATATCATCTAGCTTTTGATATAGATCCACAGTTATTTGAGCAAGCAGTAGCAGTCATTAGAGACAATCAAATTGCGATCGCTCATGGGCCAGTCACCCGCCCTACTGGTAAAGGTGTATACTTTTACGATCCCGATGGCTTTATGATTGAGATTCGATGCGATCCGATTGAGGAATGA
- a CDS encoding DUF4385 domain-containing protein: MSFDYSLDFQNIDFRQHPELYRIGKGEQGVLLVEPYKSEILPHWRFKTPDIAKESSEQIYSLFLEYLAQDDFVGADMARKFIQMGYTRSRRYANHKSGRKYKKTSSETGDKKEILPYEVDHIKAESAAIFKAKWIQAKTNEKYLQLLAKHKQLYEK, translated from the coding sequence ATGTCTTTTGATTATTCTTTAGACTTTCAAAATATTGATTTCCGTCAACATCCTGAACTTTATCGTATTGGCAAAGGTGAGCAGGGTGTACTTTTGGTAGAACCATACAAATCAGAAATCTTACCTCATTGGCGATTCAAAACTCCTGATATCGCTAAAGAATCTAGTGAACAAATCTATAGTTTATTTCTGGAATATTTAGCACAAGATGATTTTGTTGGTGCAGATATGGCAAGGAAATTTATTCAAATGGGTTATACTCGCTCCCGTCGTTATGCTAATCATAAAAGTGGCAGAAAATATAAAAAAACTTCTTCAGAAACAGGTGATAAAAAAGAAATTCTACCATACGAAGTAGACCATATAAAAGCCGAATCAGCAGCAATATTTAAAGCAAAATGGATACAAGCTAAAACAAATGAAAAATATCTCCAGCTTTTAGCTAAACATAAACAATTGTATGAAAAATAA
- a CDS encoding manganese catalase family protein yields MFFHKKEPIHVVDVGDADPRFAQLLLEQFGGATGELSAALQYWVQSFHIENPGIKDMLQDIAIEEFGHLEMVGKLIEAHTKNVDQTDAYKSTLFAVRGMGPHFLDSQGSAWSANYLNEGGDVVRDLRANIAAEAGARQTYESLIKLAADQKTKETLVHLLTREISHTQMFMKALDSLGKLTDPLFGNIQPDETVDIYYNLSTNGNGKDERGPWNSEPTFKYIANPAESKS; encoded by the coding sequence ATGTTTTTCCATAAGAAAGAGCCAATTCATGTCGTGGATGTAGGTGATGCAGATCCTCGTTTTGCTCAATTACTACTTGAGCAATTTGGTGGAGCGACTGGAGAGTTATCAGCGGCTCTTCAGTATTGGGTACAATCATTTCATATCGAAAATCCTGGCATTAAAGACATGCTCCAAGATATAGCCATTGAGGAGTTTGGCCACTTAGAAATGGTTGGTAAGTTGATTGAAGCTCACACTAAAAATGTGGATCAAACAGATGCTTATAAGAGTACTTTGTTTGCTGTGCGAGGAATGGGTCCTCATTTTCTAGACAGTCAGGGTAGTGCTTGGTCAGCGAATTATTTGAATGAAGGCGGCGATGTAGTGCGTGATTTGAGAGCTAACATTGCAGCCGAAGCTGGCGCTCGTCAGACTTACGAATCGTTAATTAAACTAGCAGCCGACCAAAAAACTAAAGAGACTTTAGTTCATCTATTAACTAGAGAAATTTCTCACACCCAGATGTTTATGAAGGCTCTAGATTCACTGGGTAAATTAACCGACCCGCTATTTGGCAATATTCAACCAGATGAAACTGTAGATATTTACTACAACTTATCTACAAACGGTAACGGTAAAGATGAACGCGGCCCTTGGAACTCGGAGCCAACGTTTAAATATATTGCAAATCCAGCTGAAAGCAAATCCTAA
- a CDS encoding NAD-dependent succinate-semialdehyde dehydrogenase translates to MAIATINPATGETLKTFEPLNDTEIAAKLDLAGKTFEQYRKTSFSERSQWLQKAADILEQEKANFAQIMTLEMGKPLKAAVSEVEKCALVCRYYAEHAAGFLADVSVNTDASHSFVCYQPLGVILAVMPWNFPFWQVFRFAAPALMAGNVGLLKHASNVPQCALAIEDIIRRAGFPQGGFQTLLIGAAKVANLMTDDRVKAATLTGSEPAGASLAAAAGKQIKKTVLELGGSDPFIVLASADLEAAVVTATTARMLNNGQSCIAAKRFIVEEAIADQFEKLLLDKFLALKVGDPMQPDTDLGPLATPDILQDLDQQVQSAVTSGGKVLTGGHPLKERSGNFYPATIITDIPPESAIAQEEFFGPVALLFRVADIDAAIKLANATPFGLGASAWTTNNQERDRLVEEIEAGAVFINGMVKSDPRLPFGGIKRSGYGRELSIQGIHEFVNVKTVWVK, encoded by the coding sequence ATGGCTATCGCCACCATTAATCCCGCCACTGGGGAGACGCTCAAAACTTTTGAGCCACTCAATGATACAGAAATTGCCGCTAAACTAGATTTAGCTGGTAAAACTTTTGAACAGTACCGCAAGACTAGTTTTTCTGAGCGATCGCAATGGCTGCAAAAAGCCGCTGACATTTTAGAGCAAGAAAAAGCAAACTTTGCCCAAATAATGACTTTGGAAATGGGCAAGCCGTTGAAAGCGGCAGTGTCAGAAGTAGAAAAATGTGCGCTCGTTTGTCGTTATTATGCCGAACACGCTGCTGGCTTCCTAGCTGATGTCAGTGTAAATACAGATGCCAGTCATAGTTTTGTCTGTTATCAACCATTAGGTGTCATTCTCGCAGTCATGCCGTGGAATTTTCCCTTTTGGCAAGTTTTTCGTTTTGCTGCGCCTGCATTAATGGCAGGAAATGTTGGTTTACTCAAACATGCTTCTAATGTGCCGCAGTGCGCTTTGGCAATTGAAGACATTATCCGACGGGCAGGTTTTCCTCAAGGTGGATTTCAAACTTTGTTAATTGGTGCTGCCAAAGTTGCCAATTTAATGACTGACGACCGAGTTAAAGCAGCCACCTTAACGGGAAGTGAACCAGCCGGTGCTTCTTTAGCTGCTGCTGCTGGTAAACAAATCAAAAAAACCGTTCTGGAATTGGGAGGAAGTGACCCTTTTATTGTGTTAGCAAGTGCTGACTTAGAAGCAGCAGTTGTCACAGCTACTACAGCAAGGATGTTGAATAACGGGCAATCTTGTATAGCAGCGAAACGTTTTATTGTCGAAGAGGCGATCGCCGATCAATTTGAAAAATTACTTTTAGATAAATTTCTGGCACTGAAAGTTGGCGATCCCATGCAACCAGATACTGATTTAGGCCCACTAGCAACCCCCGATATTCTTCAGGATTTAGACCAGCAAGTGCAATCTGCGGTAACTAGTGGGGGTAAAGTCCTCACAGGTGGACATCCTTTAAAAGAGCGTTCTGGGAACTTTTATCCCGCAACCATCATCACAGATATTCCCCCTGAGAGTGCCATTGCTCAAGAGGAGTTTTTTGGCCCAGTGGCGCTGTTATTTCGAGTTGCGGATATTGATGCTGCGATTAAACTCGCTAATGCTACACCCTTTGGCTTGGGTGCAAGTGCTTGGACAACCAATAACCAAGAACGCGATCGCCTAGTTGAAGAAATTGAAGCAGGTGCAGTATTTATCAACGGCATGGTTAAATCCGATCCCCGATTACCCTTTGGTGGCATTAAACGTTCTGGATACGGCAGAGAGTTAAGTATTCAGGGTATACATGAATTTGTCAATGTTAAAACTGTGTGGGTGAAGTAA
- a CDS encoding site-2 protease family protein, with the protein MNGTIRVGNLFGIPFYIHPSWFLVLGLVAWTYSSGLAAQFPQLAGGVTLLLGLMTALLLFASVVAHELGHSFVAIRQGIDVKSITLFIFGGLASLEKESKTPAEAFWVAIAGPLVSLLLSGIVTGIGIASAASGPLAAILGVLAAVNLALALFNLIPGLPLDGGNILKAIVWKITGNPYKGVTFASRVGQIFGWVAIASGLLPLLFFGSFANFWNLLIGFFLLQNAGNAAQYARVQEQLTGLTAADAVTLNSPIVSANISLREFADAQITSGKDWRRFLVTDDDGQLVGAIAVDDLRNISPTMWSETPVREVMRAIAQSTTVKSDQPLLEVVQLLEQQKLSALPVIRDNGVLVGILEKAAVIKLLQNRYQPNPA; encoded by the coding sequence ATGAATGGCACAATTCGCGTTGGTAATCTCTTCGGGATTCCCTTCTATATCCATCCATCGTGGTTTTTAGTTCTGGGCTTAGTAGCTTGGACTTATAGCAGTGGACTGGCGGCACAATTTCCTCAATTAGCTGGGGGAGTAACTTTGCTACTGGGATTGATGACAGCGTTGTTATTGTTTGCCTCTGTCGTCGCCCATGAATTAGGACATAGCTTTGTCGCGATTCGCCAAGGAATTGATGTAAAATCGATCACATTATTTATATTTGGCGGTTTAGCAAGTTTAGAAAAAGAATCGAAAACCCCAGCAGAAGCGTTTTGGGTAGCGATCGCTGGGCCTTTAGTTAGTTTATTACTTAGCGGAATCGTTACAGGGATTGGTATCGCTAGTGCTGCATCAGGCCCCTTAGCTGCAATACTTGGTGTTTTAGCTGCTGTAAACTTGGCCTTAGCACTATTTAATTTGATTCCTGGCTTACCTTTAGATGGCGGTAATATCCTCAAAGCCATTGTCTGGAAAATTACAGGAAATCCTTATAAAGGTGTGACTTTTGCTAGTCGAGTTGGACAAATATTTGGTTGGGTAGCGATCGCTTCTGGCTTACTACCGCTACTATTTTTTGGTAGCTTCGCTAACTTTTGGAACTTGTTAATTGGTTTCTTTCTGTTGCAAAACGCTGGCAATGCAGCTCAATATGCCAGAGTCCAAGAACAACTTACAGGTTTGACAGCAGCAGATGCTGTAACACTCAACAGTCCAATTGTATCTGCAAACATCAGCCTGAGAGAGTTTGCTGATGCTCAAATTACCAGTGGCAAAGACTGGCGACGTTTCTTAGTCACAGATGATGATGGACAATTAGTAGGTGCGATCGCTGTTGATGATTTGCGAAATATTTCTCCCACAATGTGGTCAGAAACTCCAGTTCGAGAAGTTATGCGAGCGATCGCTCAATCGACTACAGTAAAATCAGACCAACCTTTATTAGAAGTAGTGCAACTACTCGAACAACAAAAGTTATCTGCCCTGCCTGTAATTCGTGACAATGGTGTTCTAGTGGGAATTTTAGAAAAAGCTGCGGTGATCAAACTACTGCAAAATAGATATCAACCTAACCCGGCATAA